One segment of Salvia splendens isolate huo1 chromosome 20, SspV2, whole genome shotgun sequence DNA contains the following:
- the LOC121781678 gene encoding uncharacterized protein LOC121781678 encodes MPPQTKPQTPTNSGKFLFYIIEAIAVQTIIIVTILLILLHKTPPKLRFQTLTVERLTLNTTSFSIRLDGEVILKNPNFGQFKFPEGKIVILYRNNSFGGAVISAGRAKARSTEKMNVTVVAESKDFGGEGKMTLSSNAVLNGRISVSKRKVKATMNCTMDVDTRRGLIDQFKCD; translated from the coding sequence ATGCCTCCACAAACAAAACCACAAACCCCAACAAACAGTGGAAAATTCTTATTCTATATCATTGAAGCAATAGCTGTCCAAACCATAATCATAGTCACAATCCTCCTAATATTGTTGCACAAAACACCCCCTAAACTCCGCTTCCAAACCCTAACCGTCGAAAGGCTAACGTTGAACACGACGTCGTTCAGCATCAGGCTCGATGGCGAGGTGATTCtgaaaaaccctaatttcgggCAGTTCAAGTTCCCCGAGGGCAAGATCGTCATTCTCTACCGGAACAACTCCTTCGGAGGCGCCGTTATCTCAGCCGGAAGGGCGAAAGCGAGGTCTACTGAGAAGATGAACGTGACGGTGGTGGCGGAATCCAAGGATTTCGGCGGCGAAGGGAAGATGACGTTGTCTAGCAACGCGGTTTTGAATGGTAGAATTAGTGTTAGTAAGCGAAAAGTGAAGGCGACGATGAATTGCACCATGGATGTAGATACGAGGAGAGGCTTGATCGATCAATTCAAATGCGACTGA
- the LOC121781679 gene encoding late embryogenesis abundant protein At1g64065-like — protein MPPPTNTPNPAAKRRKCLIYIALAILLQTLIIVAFVLIFMRIKSPKLRFRSVTVDSLTANSASFNARLTGEVAVKNANFGKFKYPESTVSFLYRGSSVGTARIPSGRVKGRDTEKMNVTVAVEAKNDRNLGGDVSSSKVTLSSKATVEGKVHLFNVIKRKKTATMDCTMDVDTKTRVVQNLRCD, from the coding sequence atgccTCCACCAACAAACACACCAAACCCCGCCGCAAAACGTAGAAAATGCTTAATCTACATTGCCCTTGCAATCCTACTCCAAACCCTAATCATAGTAGCCTTCGTTCTAATCTTCATGCGCATAAAATCCCCCAAACTCCGCTTCCGCTCCGTCACAGTCGACAGTCTAACGGCGAACTCGGCGTCTTTCAACGCCAGACTCACCGGAGAAGTGGCAGTGAAGAACGCGAATTTCGGGAAATTCAAATATCCCGAGAGCACCGTCTCGTTTCTCTACCGGGGAAGCAGCGTTGGAACCGCTCGGATTCCGAGCGGCCGGGTGAAGGGGCGGGATACGGAGAAGATGAACGTGACGGTGGCGGTGGAGGCGAAGAATGACCGGAATTTGGGCGGCGACGTGAGCTCCAGTAAGGTAACGTTGAGTAGTAAAGCGACGGTGGAAGGGAAGGTTCATCTGTTTAATGTTATCAAGAGGAAGAAGACGGCGACGATGGATTGCACCATGGATGTTGATACCAAGACTCGAGTGGTTCAGAATTTGAGATGCGATTGA